A single genomic interval of Mangifera indica cultivar Alphonso unplaced genomic scaffold, CATAS_Mindica_2.1 Un_0010, whole genome shotgun sequence harbors:
- the LOC123205636 gene encoding F-box/kelch-repeat protein At1g57790-like: protein MQSPSSTSGTLLERENNRRSNQARRLHYKRSSFWADLPHELLEIISKSLNIVDYQNLGRVCRSWRLFCSEFKQKFLTSQSPLVVYASSRAKKYFYFFDIATGMKYKTKLPQFVCNFKLCLGVSSGYLIMLCLKKNDVSGSCLSVVNPVTGHQVQFPCMPQPPCIKYYEYRSIFATFGSQVQDFLIMYMDRRCLQFCTSKDNQWKEYYDINGRLLDTVVFDGRIYILNSNSQIGTFNPRSCDLRILELKFAPDFSHSFHGLIRLVASNDQLFVLNFPKVYRIDLSRKEWVLMYNFDDQALFFGSDYMMCSKVINPTKWGGQSNYIYSLVSSCIIYLRPYNPEEPQETIIIDLPSQVFGKGYASAKILSWDFLHQSSRIENVRDD, encoded by the exons ATGCAATCACCGTCAAGCACTTCAG GCACATTGCTGGAAAGAGAGAATAATAGAAGATCTAATCAGGCAAGAAGGCTTCACTATAAAAGATCATCATTTTGGGCTGATCTTCCGCATGAACTTCTTGAGATTATTTCTAAAAGTCTGAATATTGTAGACTATCAAAACCTTGGTCGAGTTTGCAGAAGCTGGAGATTGTTTTGTTCAGAATTTAAGCAGAAATTTTTGACATCTCAATCACCACTTGTTGTTTATGCATCATCACGAGCTAAGAAGTATTTTTACTTCTTTGACATAGCTACTGGAATGAAATACAAGACTAAGCTGCCTCAATTTGTTTGCAACTTCAAGTTGTGTCTTGGTGTTTCTAGTGGGTACTTAATCATGCTCTGTCTCAAGAAAAATGATGTTTCGGGCAGTTGTTTATCGGTTGTAAATCCTGTTACAGGACATCAAGTCCAATTCCCTTGCATGCCGCAGCCTCCttgtattaaatattatgaataccGTAGCATATTTGCTACCTTTGGGTCACAGGTTCAAGATTTTCTTATTATGTATATGGATAGACGGTGCTTGCAGTTCTGTACATCTAAAGATAACCAGTGGAAAGAATACTATGATATCAACGGGCGTTTATTGGATACAGTTGTATTTGATGGTAGGATATATATTCTAAACAGTAATTCTCAGATTGGGACATTCAACCCGAGATCTTGTGATTTGAGGATATTGGAACTGAAATTCGCACCTGATTTCAGCCATTCCTTCCATGGGCTAATTAGATTGGTGGCTTCAAATGATCAGCTATTTGTACTTAATTTTCCTAAAGTTTACAGAATAGACTTGTCAAGGAAGGAATGGGTGCTAATGTATAATTTTGATGATCAAGCTTTGTTTTTTGGCTCTGATTACATGATGTGTTCCAAGGTAATCAACCCAACAAAATGGGGAGGACAAAGCAACTACATATATAGTCTCGTGTCTTCTTGCATTATTTATTTACGCCCATATAACCCAGAGGAGCCACAGGAAACTATTATCATTGATCTGCCATCACAAGTATTTGGGAAAGGTTATGCTTCGGCCAAAATACTTTCTTGGGATTTTCTACACCAGTCAAGCCGTATTGAGAATGTAAGGGATGATTAG
- the LOC123205637 gene encoding uncharacterized protein LOC123205637, producing the protein MQGKAKESWCMIRCAAVAQNNNEVINRTTLRFRPIAPKPASNDTVSGFLGVYNKNLLLSSKRSKRKYVRVRKNNGYKRKNQISPHEEGEDGVNKTVVTLQFFPEKTDSKNSDSNSKIQDPLCNIINDRNNLNPVVASKGRDAVEFYQPELNHRIKEKEFEFGVSDQTTVVESWVTVESMKETCMEGRGLLGSTDVERMNNLESDTCPGFISDGLNRVQWVNGAYRRMVMGYKEGDESQIMVGLIMKEQFPVCVYSSFTTMVRVQYTWKKEKYSKMVPCDVYRMDCGGFAWRLDVEAALSLGR; encoded by the coding sequence ATGCAGGGAAAAGCTAAGGAGAGTTGGTGCATGATAAGATGCGCAGCTGTTGCGCAGAATAATAACGAGGTAATCAATCGGACAACGCTCAGATTCCGGCCGATAGCACCGAAGCCAGCCTCCAACGACACCGTTTCAGGTTTCTTAGGGGTGTATAACAAGAACTTGCTGCTAAGTAGCAAAAGATCTAAAAGAAAGTATGTTAGGGTTCGCAAGAATAATGGATACAAGAGAAAGAATCAAATCTCTCCGCATGAAGAAGGAGAAGATGGTGTAAACAAGACAGTTGTCACTCTACAGTTTTTTCCTGAAAAAACTGATTCGAAGAATTCAGATTCAAACTCCAAAATCCAAGATCCGTTATgcaatattattaatgatagaAACAATCTTAATCCCGTGGTTGCTTCAAAGGGTCGTGATGCAGTAGAATTTTATCAACCAGAGCTAAATCATCGTATTAAAGAAAAGGAGTTTGAATTCGGAGTTTCAGATCAGACAACGGTGGTGGAGTCGTGGGTGACGGTGGAGAGCATGAAGGAGACATGCATGGAGGGGAGAGGATTACTGGGGAGTACGGACGTAGAGAGAATGAATAATCTAGAGAGCGACACGTGTCCAGGGTTTATATCAGACGGTTTAAACAGGGTTCAGTGGGTTAACGGAGCGTACAGAAGGATGGTGATGGGATATAAGGAAGGAGACGAGTCACAAATAATGGTGGGTTTGATAATGAAAGAACAGTTTCCGGTGTGTGTTTACTCGTCGTTTACGACAATGGTAAGAGTGCAGTACACGTGGAAGAAGGAAAAGTACTCAAAAATGGTTCCATGTGATGTGTACAGAATGGACTGCGGAGGCTTTGCATGGAGGCTGGACGTTGAAGCCGCCCTTAGTCTGGGTCGttaa
- the LOC123205602 gene encoding uncharacterized protein LOC123205602 has product MIHSAATVRKRVRKKDIENGRWANLPTELLEIISKNLNIADYLRFGEVCRSWRSFFSEYKQNFMASQSPLILNISKNAGQSCDFVELDSGIRYKSNLSEYFHNFIFCLGVSRGFLIMKNYVSCYFWVVNPLTGQQFNFYRTPKFSDSVRICKDRAIFASIGSQDQDQDFASIGSQDQDQDFALVILSDSKANLELYTSREDQWKDYSYTGKHCRILDMIVFDGSIYVVTIDNKIGIFNVRSLVVKFLNLKSAPSLSWRIRLVVSNDQLFVVDFITLCPVKVYRIDFSTMEWVGVKDLGGQALFIDLRGERCFKLMKSGGRSNHVYVLSDYECKIYPFNDAEHTTLLSCKWKFRAKTFCWYFVDTSNSIDNIRDD; this is encoded by the coding sequence ATGATACATTCTGCAGCCACTGTGCGGAAAAGAGTCAGGAAGAAAGATATTGAAAATGGTAGATGGGCTAATCTTCCAACAGAACTTCTTGAGATTATTTCCAAAAATCTGAATATAGCAGACTATCTCAGGTTCGGTGAAGTTTGCAGAAGTTGGAGATCATTTTTTTCAGAATACAAGCAAAACTTCATGGCATCACAATCACCGCTTATCCTTAATATCTCAAAAAATGCTGGGCAATCTTGCGATTTCGTCGAATTAGATTCCGGAATCAGATACAAAAGTAACCTTTCAGAATATTTTCACAACTTCATTTTCTGTCTGGGTGTTTCAAGAGGGTTTTTAATCATGAAAAACTATGTGAGTTGTTATTTTTGGGTGGTAAATCCTCTTACAGGACAACAATTCAATTTCTATCGCACGCCCAAATTTTCTGATAGTGTCCGAATATGTAAAGATCGTGCCATCTTTGCTTCCATCGGGTCTCAAGATCAAGATCAAGATTTTGCTTCCATTGGGTCTCAAGATCAAGATCAAGATTTTGCTTTAGTGATTCTGTCTGATTCGAAGGCAAACTTAGAATTGTATACATCCAGAGAAGACCAGTGGAAAGATTACTCTTATACAGGCAAGCATTGCCGTATATTGGATATGATTGTTTTTGATGGAAGCATATATGTTGTaacaattgataataaaatcGGGATATTCAATGTGAGATCTTTAGTTGTGAAGTTTCTGAATCTAAAATCTGCTCCTAGTTTGAGCTGGCGAATTAGGTTGGTGGTTTCAAATGATCAGCTTTTCGTAGTAGATTTTATCACCTTGTGCCCAGTTAAAGTTTACAGAATAGATTTTTCAACTATGGAATGGGTTGGGGTTAAAGATTTGGGTGGCCAAGCTTTGTTCATTGATTTACGTGGGGAGAGATGTTTCAAGTTAATGAAGTCTGGAGGACGAAGCAACCATGTTTATGTGCTCTCAGACTATGAATGTAAGATATACCCTTTCAATGATGCTGAACATACAACTTTGCTTAGTTGTAAATGGAAATTTAGAGCCAAAACCTTCTGCTGGTATTTTGTAGACACATCAAATAGTATTGACAATATAAGGGATGactga
- the LOC123205638 gene encoding histone H3.2 yields MARTKQTARKSTGGKAPRKQLATKAARKSAPATGGVKKPHRFRPGTVALREIRKYQKSTELLIRKLPFQRLVREIAQDFKTDLRFQSSAVAALQEAAEAYLVGLFEDTNLCAIHAKRVTIMPKDIQLARRIRGERA; encoded by the coding sequence ATGGCTCGTACTAAGCAAACAGCAAGGAAGTCTACCGGAGGCAAGGCGCCGCGTAAGCAGCTGGCCACCAAGGCTGCTCGTAAGTCAGCTCCTGCCACCGGAGGAGTGAAGAAACCTCACCGTTTCAGGCCAGGAACAGTTGCCTTGAGAGAGATCAGAAAGTACCAGAAGAGCACTGAGCTTCTGATCCGGAAGCTTCCATTTCAGAGGCTTGTCAGGGAGATCGCTCAGGATTTCAAGACCGATTTGAGATTTCAGAGTAGCGCAGTCGCGGCTCTTCAAGAAGCGGCTGAGGCTTATCTCGTCGGTCTATTTGAGGACACTAATCTCTGTGCAATTCATGCCAAGAGAGTCACTATCATGCCTAAAGATATTCAACTCGCCAGGAGGATTAGAGGTGAGAGAGCTTAG